AGGTCCTTGAGCTCGGAGTCGTTCAACGTCGTCCTTTCCCGGTTGAACCGCGCGGCCCCGCCGGGCGGCCGGCGCCAATCCTAGACGTTGCGCGCCTCGCCACGCAAGGCGCGGAGTCCCGCGCGGGTGTAGTCCACCACCGCGAAGAGTCCGGCCGCACCCGCGACCGCCACGAGCGGTCCGACCCGGGCGGGGCGGAGGAGCAGCGCGAGCACGACCACGATCTGGATCCCCGTCACGATCTTGCCGCCGAGCCGCGCGCGGAACCTCACGGGCAACCGGAACAGCAGCGCGGTGAGGAAGGCCGCGACGGTGAAGACATCGCGGGCGAGCAGGACCAGCAGCTCCCACGTCTTCAGCAGGCCGCCGAGCGCGAGAGTCACCAGGGCCGTGACCAGGAACGCCTTGTCGGCGAGCGGGTCGAGGATCTCGCCGACGCGCGAGGTCCGGCCGAGCCGGCGAGCGAGCCAGCCGTCCGCGAAGTCCGAGAACGCGGCCACCGTGAGGATCGCCGCCCTCGCGCCGACGTCGTCGGTGGCGAGGAACAGCGCGGCGAGCGGAACACGGAGGAGCGAGATCGCGTTGGGCCACGACACGAGCTGCATGGCGTCCGTCAACCACCAGCCGGTGTGAGCGCGCGGCGCGGCGACTGCATCGCGCGCTCGGAGTTCCGGCCCTGAGCCGCACGGCGCCCGCGCCCGCGCCACCCCGCCCCGGGCCCGATTCGTTTTACCCGCCAGCGGCCGGGAAGTCCCGGCCCGGAGCACCCGGTCACTCGGCCGCCACGGGCGGCGCCCCCGTGTACCAGGCCGAACGCTGGTACTTCTCGAGCGCCGACCGGAGGAGGAGCTTCACGAGGAGCGCGGCGGGGATCGCGATCAGCAGCCCCACGAAGCCGAAGAAGAAGCCGCCCATCGCGATCGCGAGCATGACCCAGACCGGGTGCAGCCCCACGGATCCACCCACGATCCGCGGCCCCGTCACGCTCGAGTCGAGGAACTGCACGACGCCGAAGACCACCGCGACCTTGAGCAGCGACGCCAGCACGTTGCCGGTGAGGAGCGCGATGATGACGGCGGGCACGAGGCTGACGATGAGGCCGAGGTACGGGACCAGGTTGAACACCCCGGCCACCACGCCCACCAGGCCCGCGTACGGGAAGCCGAGGGCGAAGAGGCCGAGCCACGTCAGCACGCCCACGATGGCCGCCGCCGCGACCTGGCCGCGCATGAAACGGGACAATAGCGTGTCGTACTCGGCCAAGAACGCCAGCCACTCCTCTCGGCGCGAGAGCGGGATCAACAGCCGCAGCCGCGCGATGATCTTGTCGTAGTCCTTGAGCAGGTAGAACGCCAGCACCGGCGTGAGGACCACGTACCCGATGATGGTCAGGGCCGTACCGATCCCCCGCCCCACCCCCAGCACGGCCGCCCCGGCGCGCCGCGCGATCTCGGCCTGCCGCTCCTGGAGCGCCGCCACCAACTGCTCCGGCTCGAACGCGCGCACGTGCGCCAGCAGCACATCCTCGCGCAGGCCGGGGATGTCCACCCGGATCAGCCGGTCGAGCAGCGCCTCGACCCACCGCGCCAGCCGATCCAGCAAGACCGGCGCCTGGGTGATCAAGGCGTCCACCTGCCGGCCCAGCGCCGGCACGCCGAACACGGCGGCGAGCACGAGCGCGCCCACCGCGGGGAGGGCGAGGAGGAGGACGGCGAGGGTGCGCGGCACCCGCCGTCGCTCGAGCGCGTCCACGGCGGGGTCGAGAATATATGCCAGGACCAGGGCGAGGATGAACGGCGCGAGCAGGAAACCGGTGGTGCGAAGCAGCCAGAGCGCCGCGAGCACCGACATCCCGACCACCGCCAGCCGGTGGAGCCGCGTGCCGGCGTACGGCACGGCGAGGAGCAGGAACAGCAGGAACAGGACGATGGGCGACAGCACCGCCTGCACCTGGTACAGGAAGAGGCCCACCACCAGCAACACGGCCGCCCCGTAGACCAGCCGCCATTCGTCCTGCCCCGGCAATCGCATCATCGCTCGACCTCTGCGGCTCCCTCACCGCGTCAGGGCTGCGCCCGCCGACCCGCCGAGGCGTCCGCCCCCACCGCCGCGCCCAACCGCTCCCCGGCGACGCGCAGCACCTCGCGGGCGTTGGCGTAGGTGATGGTCTCCACGGCTTCCGTCAGCGGCAGCCACACGCACGCGGAGATGCCCTCCTCCACCTGCGGAGTCGCTTCCCCGGTGCGCGATTCGAGGAGGAAGAAGTGGCAATACTTGTGGACGAGCTGATCGTGATCCCGGAAGTACCAGTCGATGGTCGGGAGCTCGCTCTCGGTGCGCAGGTCCGTCAGCCCCGACTCCTCCGATACCTCCCGGAGCGCCGCCTGCTCCGGCGTCTCACCCTCCTCGAGATGGCCCTTCGGCAGCCCCCAGTTGCCGTAGGGGTCCCGGATCAGCAGGAAACGGATCGTGCCATCCTCGTCCCGGCGATAGACGACGCCGCCCGCGCTGGTCTCCACCCGCGCACGTCGGCGCCCCGCGGCCGGGGCGCCCGATCTCCGACGTCGTCCACGCCGTTCAGCCACGAGCCACGAGCTCGGCGATCTGCACCGCGTTCGTCGCAGCGCCCTTGCGCAGGTTGTCGCCCACGATCCAGAGGTGCAGGGTCCGGGGGTCATCCGGGTCGGCGCGCAGCCGACCCACGCGCACGGTGTCCTGCCCGGCCACGTCCCGGGGAACAGGACCCCAGGGGGCCTCCGCGAGCGCCACGCCCGGCATCGCCGCCAGCGCCTCGCGCGCCTCCTCCACCGAAAGCGGCCGCTCCAGCTCCACGGCCGCGGCGACGCCGTGGCCGACCTCGACCGGCACGCGCACGCAGGTGGCCGCCACCGCGAGGCCGGGGAGGTCGAGGATTTTCCGCGCCTCGTTGCGGATCTTCTCCTCCTCCTCCGTCCAGCCGCCTTCCGCGGCCGAGCCGATGAACGGGATCACGTTGCCCGCGATGGAGGCCGGGAACGGCGTCGTCTCCGGCGTCCCGCCGTCCAGCTCCGTGCGCAACGCGGCGACGCCGCGGGCACCCGCGCCGGAAACCGACTGGTACGTGCTCGCCCAAACTCTGCGCAGCCCGGCCGCACGGCGCAACGCCTCCAGCGCCAGCACGAGCTGGATCACCACGCAGTTCGGGTTCGCGATGATCCCCCGCGGCCGCTCGTGGATGCGCGCGCCGTTCACCTCCGGCACGACCAGCGGGACCTCGGGATCCATCCGCCACGCCGACGAGTTGTCCACGACCACGGCGCCCTCCGCCGCAGCGACCGCCGCCCATTCCCGGCTGCGCGCCGCGCCCGCGGAGAACAGCGCCACCTGGCATCCCCGGAACGCCTCGGGCGTGGGCCGCCGCACCCGCCACTCCCGGCCACGCCACTCCAGGAGCCGACCCTCCGAGCGTTCGGACGCCAACGGCACGATCTCTTCCGCTGGGAACCCGCGTTCCTCGAGCACGCGGAGCATGGTCTGCCCCACGGCCCCCGTCGCACCCAGCACCGCCACTCTCATTGCTCGCCACCCAATCCGAATGCTTCGTGGAGACACTGGAGCGCGGCCGTCTCGTTCGCCGCGTCCACCAGCAACGCGATGGAGATCGAGGACGTGGACAGCGCGTACACCTCGATCCCCTCTCGCAACAGCGCCTCGAACGCACGGGCATAGACGCCCGGACGCCCGTGCATGCCGCTGCCGACCAGCGCCAGGCGCGCGAGCCCTGCGCGCTCCTCCAACCCCTCGCCCCCCAGCTCCTCGACCAGCGCGCCACAGAGCGCCCGCGCCTCCGGCAGCGCCTCCTCCTTGACGGTCAACTGGAGCTGCCGCCTGCCGTCCGGCCGGTCCGCCTGTGCCACCATGTCCACGCTCACCCCCGCAGCCGCCAGTCGGGAGAGTACCCGCGACATCGGCCCCATGCCAGAGGGCAGGCCGCGGAGCGTCAGCCGCGCATGCCCCGACTCGGACGCCAGGCCCGTCACCACCAGGTCTTCCATCCCCGCCTCCCGCGCCGTGATCAGCGTGCCCTCCCCTTCCTCGAACGAGGAGCGGACCCGGATCGGAACGCGGTAGCGCGCGCCGATCTCCACCGCCCTCGGGTGCATGACCTTGGCACCCGACGTCGCGAGCTCCAGCATCTCGGCGTAGTCGATCCGCTCGATCCTACGCGCCCGCGGCACACGCCGCGGGTCGGCGGTGTGGACGCCGTCCACGTCCGTGAAGATGTCGCACCGGGCCGCGCCGAGCGCCGCGGCGAGCGCCACCGCCGTCGTGTCCGAGCCGCCGCGGCCGAGCGTCGTCACCTCCCGGTCCCGGCTCACGCCCTGGAAGCCCGCGACGATCACCACCCGCCCCCGCGCCAGCTCCTCGCGGACCCGGGTCGCGCGGATCTCTTCGATCCGCGCACCGGTGTGCACGCCGTCCGTGATGATCGCCGCCTGCGAGCCCGTGAAGCTGAGCGCTTCCACCCCGCACTCCCGGATGGCCATGGCGAGCAGCGCCATGGCGACCCGCTCGCCCGCGCTCAGGAGCAGGTCCAGCTCCCGCGAATGCCGCCGCCGCGGGTCCTCGCTGACCTGGCACGCCAGCGCCAGCAGCTCGTCCGTCGTGTCGCCCATGGCGGACACCACCACCACCACATCGCTGCCGCGGCGACGCTCCTCCGCGACCCGCGCCGCGACCCGCCGGATCCGCTCCGGGCCGCCCACCGACGTGCCACCGTACTTCTGGACGATGAGCGCCATCGGTGGCCCACGTTGCAAGACCCGGGCTGCCGATCCGGCCCCGCCTCGACCAGGCTCAGAAGATCTTGAGGTTGATGTACTTCCGCGGGTTCGCCTGGAAGTCGGCCAGCAGTTGCTGGATCAGCGCGTTCGTCCGCACCAGGTCCGCGTACAGCGTCGTGTCCTGCAACAGCCGCCCCAGCGTGCCCCGCCCCTCCCCCGCCGGGCCCATGGCCAGCGCCACCGCCCGGAAGGCGCTGTCCGCCCGCGCCAGCACCGTCTCCAGGTTCCGGCCCGCCGCCACCAGCGCCGTGGCGAACGAATCGAGCTGCGCCGTCGTGCTCACCACGTGGTCCACGATCGCCGCGAGCTCGCCCCCCGCGATCGCGGCCTCGATGTGACTCGACGCGCGCCGCACCGCTTCCGCCGCCTGCTCCAGCGTCTCCGTCGTCGCCTGGAGGTTCGTGCTGAGATCCGCCAGCGTGGTCTCCTGCGCGTCGAACATCCGGGTGATCTGCGTGCTGACCTGCTGGATGTTCTCCAGCGCGAGACGCACGTTCTCCGCCGTCTCCTCGGTGAACGCCGCCTCGAAGCGCTCGCTCAACACCGCCAGGTTCTCCGCGATCTGATCCGCCACCGCGGTCAGTCGGGACATCTCCGGCAGCGAGTAGCCCGGCAGCACGTCCGGCTCCAGCGGCGTCGCGTACTCGAAGCGCGGGAACCGGGAGCGCGGGAAGATCTCCGCCTGCCAGTCCCCGAACAGCGACTCGGGCGAGAGCAGGACCACCGCATCGGCGGGCAGCTTCACGTCCGCCGAGATCCGCATCTTCACGATCACGCCTTCCGCGTCCGGCTCCAGCTCGATGCTCGAGACACGGCCGATCGGGACACCCCGCAGCTTCACCGGGTTGCCCTCCGCGAGCTGGCCGACCTCCCGGAAGCGCGCCCGCACCGTGACCTCCTCCCGCCCGAACCCGACGCCCTTCAGCCACAACGTGCCGAAGAACAGCAGGCCGATACCGAGGAGCACCACGATACCGACCGTGACTTCCGTCTGCCGCTTCACACGACCTCCTGCAAGAGCTCCGGACGCCCCTCGACGAACCCGCGCACCACGGGATCTGCGGCGCGCCTGAGTTCGTCCGGCGTTCCCTCGAAGCGGATCACGCCGCCGTGCAGCATCGCGATCCGGTCGCCCACGCGGTAGGCGCTGTCCAGGTTGTGGGTGATCACCAGGCTCGTCACGCCCAGCTCATCCCGAAGTCTCAGGATCAGCCGGTCAATGAGCGCCGTCGTCACCGGATCCAAGCCCGTCGTGGGCTCGTCGTACAGCACGTACTTGGGCCGTGTCGCGATGGCACGGGCAAGCCCCGCGCGCTTGCGCTGCCCGCCCGAGAGCTCGGCGGGGTAGCGGTCCCCGTACCCGTCCAGGTCCACCAAGTGCAACGACTCCCGCACCCGCTCCTCGATCTCCGCCGCGCTCATGCCGGGCACGCGCCGCAGCCCCATCGCCACGTTCTCCGCCACCGTCATCGAATCGAACAGCGCGGCGAACTGGAAGACGTAGCCCACGCGCCGCCGGAGCTCGTAGAGCTCCTGTCGCCGCAACGACGCCACGTCCTGCCCGTCCACGAGCACCCGGCCGCCGTCCGGGCGCAGGAGTCCCACGATGGTCTTCAGCAGGACCGACTTCCCGGACCCCGAGCCGCCGATGACGACGACGGTCTCCCCTTCCTTCACCTCGAGCGAGACGCCGCGCAGGACGACCTTCTCGCCGAACGACTTGCGGACATCCTGGAGCTGGATGCTCATAGCAGGGCGACCGCCCAGAACGCGTCCAGCACCAGGATCATCATGCTCCCGGCCACCACGGCGCGCGTCGTCGCCCGGCCGACGCCCTCCGCCCCGCCCGTCGTCCGGAAGCCGAAGAAGCAGCCCAGCGCCGTGACCGCCAGCCCGAACGAGGTGGCTTTGATCATCGAGAACTGGACGTCGAAGGGACGGAAGAAGAGTCGCAGGCCCCGCACGAACTCGGGCGTGGAGAGGTCCAGCAGGTTGAGCGCCGTCGCCCAGCCGCCGAGGATGCCCATGGCGTTGGCGAACGCCACCACCACCGGGAACATGATCACGCCGGCCAGCACGCGCGGCACCACGAGGTAGGCGTGCGGGTCGTAGGCCAGCGTCTCCAGCGCGTCGATCTGCTCCGTCACCTTCATCGTCCCCAGCTCGGCCGCGATGTTCGCCCCGACGCGGCCCGCCAGCGCGAGGCCGGTGAGCACGGGGCCCAGCTCCAGGATCATCGTCTTCTCGACCAGGACGCCGACGAAGTAGAGCGGGACCGCGCCCGTGAACGTGTACGAGGCCTGGAGCGCGAGGACGATCCCGGTGAACGCGGCGATGAAGAGCGCGATCGGGATCGAATCGACCCCGAGCCGCGCCATCTGGAGGATCAGGAGCCGGCCCCACGTCGTGACGTCCGGCACCGCACGCAGCACGCTGCCGACGAAGCAGCCGAACTGTCCGAAGGCGGCCGCCGTGGCCACCGCCGACCGGCCCACCCAGCTCAGCGGCGCCGTCACACGGTCGTGCATGGTCGGAAACATAGCGGGGCCGCTGCGGCCCTGTCCACCCCGGTGCGCCGCAATGCTTTGCCGTCCTTGCACTTGCGAAACCGGAGCCGGAGAGTGACCCGGCTCCTGCGGCCCGCGCCTTGCACCTCCTCCCCGGGTGGGGTCGGGTGCAGGGCGGGAGCGATGGCGACGAAGGGGAAGAGGCTCATGGGGCGCGACAGGGACCCGGCCGGGGGGCGGAGGCCGCCCCGCTTCGAGGACGTGGCGGATCCGGACTTCCAGCGGCGCTGGATCACCGGCCGCAAGCTCGATGGCGCGCAGGTGGACCTCGCGTTCCACCACGGGTTCGATGCGCGCGAGCGCTTTGCGGACCGGCCGTTCCGCGAGGTGGAGGAGTACCTGCGCGAGAGCTGGGAAGGGATGGGTACGGCCGTCGCGTGGGACGAAGTCCGCGACATCGTGCGCTCCGGCTACGAGCGCTACAAAGCGGCCGGCTTCGATGGCTCCATCGACCTCGGTCCCGAGGCGTTGGACCGGTTCCCGATCCGCAACGTCAGCGGCTCGATCCTCCGCGGCGGGAGCATGGATGACCGCCCGTTCCTCGGCGCCGCGACCCCGGCGCCCGAGTTCGAGGGCGAGGGCGGGCCGCCGGTGGGTGGGGAGGGCGGCGACGGCGCGGAGGGCGGCGGGCCCGGCGACGTCAGCCCGCCGGCGTGACCCAGCGCAACGCGGCGACGGCGGGCGCCTCGCGCAGCTCGGCCGCGAGCCGGTAGAAATGCAGCAGCCCCCGCTCCATCGGAGCATCCAGTCGGAAGCGGAGGGTCCGCCAGTACCGCGCGATCCGCTCGGGCGTCATCCCGTAGCGCGCCGCGTGGCGTTCGGCGAGCGCGTCCACGTTGGCTTCGAAGTAGGCCAGGGACTCGAGGAGCAGGCCGTGCAGCGCGCGGAGCTCCTCGTCCCGCTCCGGTCCGGCGCTGACCTGCCACACGGCGAACGCGAACGGGAGCCCGGTCCACGCGTACCAGACCTCGCCCAGATCCGTCAGGAGACGTCGACTCCGCTCCACGCGCCGCATGGCGTGATCGCCGATCCAGAGCGCAGCAGCCGCGCCGTCGCCCACGGGATCGGCCTGCTCGGACTGGTCGAACCACCGGTACCGGGGCCGCACGCCCAGCCGCAGCTCCAGCAGGACGCGCAGCAGCACCACCGACGTGGCCGAGGCGGTGGGGAGCGCCACCTCCCGGCCGTCGAGCTCCTCCATCGCCACCGCGCTCTCGAGCTGGATGCTCTGCACGGGGCCGGCCGACCCGATGACCAGGCCGGGCAGCAGCCGGTACCGGTCCGCATGGCGCGCGAACTCGATGCTCGAGCACGGAGCGACATCGATCCGGCCCGCCCGGAGCTCCGCGTTCAACACGGCGGGCACGCCCGCGCGCAGCTCGATCCAGTCGGGCACGCCCTGGTCGATGAGCAGCGCGTGCACCGGCAAGCAGTTGCTGTATTCGATGTGCCCGAGTCTCAACATCTCTCGGTCCGGAAGGCGCGGCGGGCCCGCGCGGCGCGCGGGCGAGCCGCGTAGGTTGCGATGACCACGTACCGCGCCCGGGACCGCAGCGCCGTGGCCGGCACCCTGCTGGTCCTCGGCCTCGTTGCGCTCGGCGCGGCGATCTTCTACCTCGACGTCATCCAGAGGGCGCTCTTGTCCACCTACCGCATCCACGTTCTGCTGCGAGACGCCCCGGGGGTCCGGCCCGGCACGCCGGTCACCGTCGCGGGCATCGAGGTCGGCTGGGTCACCCGGGTCGCCCTCGCCCCGGTGAACAGCGGCAGAGTGGCCAAGATCGTCCTGACCCTGGAGCTCCGGAACGCGGTCCGGTCGCAGGTCCGCCGCGACAGCGAGGTCCGGCTCCGGGAAGTGCGCCTGCTCGGCGACCCCGTGGTGGACGTCGTGCCGGGCAGCCTCGCGGCGGACGTACTGGCGCCCGGCGATACCCTGCGCAGCCCCCTCCGCCCCGACGCCGCTGCCGTGCTCGCCCGGGCCCGCGACCTGGGCGCGGCATACGACTCCCTGCGGAGCTCCGCCCTCCGGCTCGGGCTGGCGTGGCAGGCGACCTGGCCGGCCGCGGCCGCGGCGGCCCGCCGCCTGAGCGCGGCTCAGACCGAGCTCCGGCGGCTCGACGCGGCCTACCAGGCCGGGCCCCTCGCCGCCCGGCTCCAGGATGCCGAGTGGCGTTCGACGCTGCGGCGGACGCGGACGGCCGCCGCAGAGATCCGGAGCCTGTTCCGGCGCGGCTCCGGTTCGCCGGACCCGGCCGCCCTCGGCCCCGCCCTCGCCCGGCTCGCCGCCCAGGCCGACACGCTCATGCACGAGTTCCGCCGCATCGAGGCCGCCCTCGCCACACCCGGCGGCATCCCCGCCCCGGCAGGCCGGGACACGGCGCTGGCCCGGGCGCTCCGCGCCGCTCGCGCGGAGCTCGACTCGCTCGTCGCGGAAACGCGCAGGAACCCTCTCCGGTTCTTCTTCTGAGCGTCCGCCGCGTCAGGCCGGCTGCGCCTCGCGTACGCCGCGATCAAGAGGGAGAACGAGGGAGACCGTGGTGCCCGCCCCCGGCCGGGACCGGACCTCCACCCGACCACCGTGACTCTCCACGATCTCGCGGCAGATCGGCAGGCCCAACCCCATCCCCTTGGCCTTGCTCGTCACGAACGGCTCGAAGATGGTCTTCAGACGGTAGGGCTCGATTCCAGGGCCGTTGTCGCGGACCTCCAGCACCGCCTCCCCGCCCCGCCTACGCAGCGCGACCTCCACCCGCCGGGGCTTGTCCGACTGCTGCATCAACGCCTCCCGCGCGTTGCGCAGCACGTTCTCCAGCGCCTGCCGCAGGAAGTACGGGTCTCCGTTCACCACCAGCGGCTCCATCGGCCCGACCACCACCTCGATCCCGGTCACCTCCGCCTCGCGCACCTCGTTCCTGACCGCCCCCGTCACCAGCTCGTTCAACGAAAACGGCTCCGGGTGCAGGCGCCGCTTGCCTCCCGACGCGTACGCGGAGAGGTCCGACAGGAGCTCCG
This genomic stretch from bacterium harbors:
- a CDS encoding aspartate-semialdehyde dehydrogenase; the encoded protein is MRVAVLGATGAVGQTMLRVLEERGFPAEEIVPLASERSEGRLLEWRGREWRVRRPTPEAFRGCQVALFSAGAARSREWAAVAAAEGAVVVDNSSAWRMDPEVPLVVPEVNGARIHERPRGIIANPNCVVIQLVLALEALRRAAGLRRVWASTYQSVSGAGARGVAALRTELDGGTPETTPFPASIAGNVIPFIGSAAEGGWTEEEEKIRNEARKILDLPGLAVAATCVRVPVEVGHGVAAAVELERPLSVEEAREALAAMPGVALAEAPWGPVPRDVAGQDTVRVGRLRADPDDPRTLHLWIVGDNLRKGAATNAVQIAELVARG
- a CDS encoding ABC transporter ATP-binding protein — protein: MSIQLQDVRKSFGEKVVLRGVSLEVKEGETVVVIGGSGSGKSVLLKTIVGLLRPDGGRVLVDGQDVASLRRQELYELRRRVGYVFQFAALFDSMTVAENVAMGLRRVPGMSAAEIEERVRESLHLVDLDGYGDRYPAELSGGQRKRAGLARAIATRPKYVLYDEPTTGLDPVTTALIDRLILRLRDELGVTSLVITHNLDSAYRVGDRIAMLHGGVIRFEGTPDELRRAADPVVRGFVEGRPELLQEVV
- a CDS encoding CDP-alcohol phosphatidyltransferase, whose product is MQLVSWPNAISLLRVPLAALFLATDDVGARAAILTVAAFSDFADGWLARRLGRTSRVGEILDPLADKAFLVTALVTLALGGLLKTWELLVLLARDVFTVAAFLTALLFRLPVRFRARLGGKIVTGIQIVVVLALLLRPARVGPLVAVAGAAGLFAVVDYTRAGLRALRGEARNV
- a CDS encoding ABC transporter permease, giving the protein MARLGVDSIPIALFIAAFTGIVLALQASYTFTGAVPLYFVGVLVEKTMILELGPVLTGLALAGRVGANIAAELGTMKVTEQIDALETLAYDPHAYLVVPRVLAGVIMFPVVVAFANAMGILGGWATALNLLDLSTPEFVRGLRLFFRPFDVQFSMIKATSFGLAVTALGCFFGFRTTGGAEGVGRATTRAVVAGSMMILVLDAFWAVALL
- a CDS encoding aspartate kinase, translating into MALIVQKYGGTSVGGPERIRRVAARVAEERRRGSDVVVVVSAMGDTTDELLALACQVSEDPRRRHSRELDLLLSAGERVAMALLAMAIRECGVEALSFTGSQAAIITDGVHTGARIEEIRATRVREELARGRVVIVAGFQGVSRDREVTTLGRGGSDTTAVALAAALGAARCDIFTDVDGVHTADPRRVPRARRIERIDYAEMLELATSGAKVMHPRAVEIGARYRVPIRVRSSFEEGEGTLITAREAGMEDLVVTGLASESGHARLTLRGLPSGMGPMSRVLSRLAAAGVSVDMVAQADRPDGRRQLQLTVKEEALPEARALCGALVEELGGEGLEERAGLARLALVGSGMHGRPGVYARAFEALLREGIEVYALSTSSISIALLVDAANETAALQCLHEAFGLGGEQ
- a CDS encoding NUDIX hydrolase, which produces MTPGPCTSGSWATTCARALRRTRCRSPSSWLVAERRGRRRRSGAPAAGRRRARVETSAGGVVYRRDEDGTIRFLLIRDPYGNWGLPKGHLEEGETPEQAALREVSEESGLTDLRTESELPTIDWYFRDHDQLVHKYCHFFLLESRTGEATPQVEEGISACVWLPLTEAVETITYANAREVLRVAGERLGAAVGADASAGRRAQP